Within Brienomyrus brachyistius isolate T26 chromosome 20, BBRACH_0.4, whole genome shotgun sequence, the genomic segment gaaattttCTGCTAACAGCAAAATAACTGCAGTCTTTTCATCAAGTCATTTCCTTCTCTTAATGGACAATGAGATTTTTGTGAGATTTCTTCATATTCAGCTGAGGGCTTTAGAACCAGTAGGATGTTAATAAAGGGTTAAAGTAATGACCCTTGTGAAGAGCACGTCCTTCAGTGAATCGCTATATGTCTGTGAGTGACCGATTTCTCCCATTATACATGATAAGACGTACTGATGAATTGGCTGTTATTAGATGTCACTTAGCAGCTATTATTGCCTCGTCTCATTAGTGAAAGGTCACTTCTGCTGTTGAGGACCACAGAGCTTGGGCTCTAGCCAATGGTGGTGGTTTGGTGGTGGACTTTGATGGTCGTTTGCCCACCTGTGGAAATAAAGAAAATGGAAACTGTACAAATCTCTTGCCATGTCACAAGCATTGTTGATATGTGCAAATTAATCATGGACAATTTTGTCTTGTATAAAATAATAACGAACAATAACTGAATAATAACTTACCTATGCCTGGAATCCTAAAAATATGGAGAAAACGATTGAGAATTAATTcttgttattttttatatacGTTAACTAGATCTTTTAAAGTTGTTCATAATGTTTTAGAAGTGCTTAATAGTTTCAGATTATCACTTAAGGTTGCATTTATGGTTAGAAAATGGCACCAAAGAGCTGTTATGTTGCAGGCTCCCTCTCCCACTGCTTACTTGGTCTCTTCTTTCTCTAGGAGGCTGCGGTAGGTGGCGATCTCCTTCTCCAGCCGACTTTTCACATCCAGCAGCATCTTGTACTCTTGGCCCTGCTGTTCTATGCTCATCCGCAGTTGTGCCACTTCTGCCTCTATCATGTTAATCTGGTTCTGAAAGCCGCCCAGCATGGCGCTGTACCGGGCCTCGGTGTCTACCAGACTGTTTTCCAGTGCGGCTTTCTGCGGAAGTGTGAAACAGTCCTGTTAGCTTGCAGGTTTTACTATGTAGTTTTTGTTAATGATGGCAATGCCATAGTAACACAGCAAATATAAAATTCTTGATGATACTAACAGTTTCTGCACTGTATGAATGCTGTGTCTTATTATATTTGACTATGAAGAACCTATGATGCTTCTGAATTTGCTCAGTCTGCTGGGGTTAAATGGAGTCAGAGTTCTTTCTCCCAACACTGATATTGACATTATTGTTGTTTAATGAGTACTTGACTATAATAATTATGTATAGGCAGGACCCTAACCCTCTTACCATACTGAGCTGTGACTGAAGCTCTATCTCCAGGCCTTGTAGGGTGCGTCTCAGGTCTGTGATCTCTGTCTTGGATGTCTTGATACTCTCTGTGCTTGTAGCGACCTCCTTGTTCAGAGTTGTTGTCTGTAAGAAAATATCATCTGATATATAGAAACTACAGTTCTTCTGCAGgtatcattatttaaaaaaatgaatgtcGTTATCATGACTGAAGTACAAGCTGATGGGAGTATTACTTGTAACTTTGTCTTTCTATGTTATGAATATGAAATTTTCAATGTGTCACCTGTTCGTTGAACCAGGACTCTTGGTCACGGCGATGCTTCTCTGTAATGGACTCGTATTGGGCCCGGATCTCCGCCATCACCTTGCTGAGATCCTGCTGAGGTGCGGCATCCACCTCGACATTGATGGTGCCCGTCAGCTGTGAGCGTAGGGCTGCCAGGTCCTGAGGGTGGCAAAGAACCTCTTTATTATCTCATGCCATAGCTTCGACAAACAACAAATGCGCACTGAAGAGAATGAAAATAATACCTCCTGATGATTCTTTTTGAGGTAGGCTAGTTCATCCTGCAGCCCCTCAATCTGCATCTCCAGATCAGCCTTGGTAAGAGTGGTCTGGTCTAGGAGGCGTCGCAAATTGGCAATGTCGGCCTCCACAGACTGACGCATCACAAGCTCGTGCTCATACCTGATTGGTTACCATAAATAGATACAATGGCATGTTCATATATGATAATTTTGTTCCCTTGAGATTGATAATAAAAAATGACTATTTATGTATGGAAGtattcagtttaaaaaaaaatacagtgaaatgaCAATGTGCATCAGTGCTCACTTTGTCCTGAAATCATCAGCTGCCAGTTTAGAGTTGTCAATCTGAAGCAGGATGTTGGCATTAGCAACGGTTGCATCCTTAATCTAGAGAAAGAAAACAATTCAGTCATTATGTATTGTCATTTCTGGTGTGCAAAACAAGTAATTTATCAATACAATGTGCAAATCGTTtaatataaatgatataaaaGGTATTTTATATCATATGAATGCCAATTCATGTTGTGTGATCTGCAATTTTACTTTGTTGACAAATAATATCacattttttgttaaaaaaatgtatacagtATTGCAAAGGTATACCAGCACCAACTTAAATTATATAAAGTTTCTGATAACAAAGATAACTAACAGATTTGGAAAACATGCATGTTCACAGGGTGATTGAGATGGTTTTACAGTAGTACTTAAATATCATTTACCAGAATCTGTCTTTATTGATCGTGATGAACAGCTGATTCAAGTATTAGTTACAATACAATAGAACAGAAGAATGGTTTCATTTAGAAAgaaattattgttatttttgttaCTTCTGTGCAATGTGACCCTTAAGTAATAAATTTAGTCTCTTAcgaacacaaaagagtttttccaTTTCACTCGGGCTCCTTCAGACTGACACATATTACTGTATAATAGTTGCTAATTAGTACCATTATATATGAATATGCCTGTAATGAAGGAATTATTTCTTAATAACAAATGAATGTGAATTTTCTTATAGCAATGTAGCTAATTATTCTTTGCCAGCATAATTAGGTTTTAAATTTTGCATTCTTCCCTTGCTTGTCACGGCCCCTCAGTAGTAATTTAACCCATTTATTTAAACCACAGGCTGCCTGTCTCATACTGTCCCTATTGTCAATGCATCACTATATAGGAGAGACGCTGAGGGATTTTGCATTATTTTGTAGAAATGTACAGTATCTTTGAGGAAGAGCAACCAAGGTAATGCACAACAGTGGCAGGACTTAAGCCGTAGAACCGAAGGTTCTTACCTTATTCTTCAGATCATTGATGGTGGCCCAATAGGGGCTGTAGTCTTTCTTGGCAGCCGGACCCTTCTTTTCATAAAACTCCCGGATTTTGACCTCTAGCTTCGCATTGGCTGCCTCCAGAGAGCGCACCTTCTCCAGGTAATTGGCCAGCCTGTCGTTGAGGTTCTGCATGGTCGCCTTCTCATTCAGATGGATGGCATCTCCATCCAGAGCACCGCCAAAGCCAGCGCCAAACCCGGAACCCCCACCATAACCACTTCCAAAGCCGGAGGAGACACCACggctgacggaggaggagatgcgagtgcctccgGTTCCCGAATAGACGCTAAAGGCCTTGGGGGCCGAGGAGGCCGACCGACGCTGGCTCATCATGGAGCTGCTGGTGAAGCTCTGGGGGCCGCTGCTCATGCGATTCAAAACAAtaggcatgtttttggaatgaAGAGGAGCTTAACAGCACAGAAATGGGTAAAGAACTGCACCAGACCTCAGAGGAGACTGTGCCTTGACTGTGCGCTACATCCTCCTAATATAGCTCAGAGGAGGGCTCTGGGGCGGGATTCTCCACACCCTTCCTCAGTCTGCCACGCcagcacacatgcacagaaaaTGTATCTGTGAGATTAGGGATTTTTCTCCTCCCCACCCAGGGAGGACATTCCcgtggtgtgagtgtgtgtctggacCTGCCAATGTCCTACCTCTGTTAAAGCTGGGTGTCTCTTTTGTTCATGTTCTGCTTTGTTTCATTTGCATTTAATATGGATTATTAATGTTAACTTGCACAAACAAGTAATCAGTCATTTTAGATGCTGGTATTTAGTTTGCATTCATTACAAAAGCACTTGCagctcattatatatatatatatatatatatatatatatatatatatacacacaatatgCCATTTAATTCATACAAATTAAactaaaaatgaaatgtttgtAGCTGTATTGTTGAACTTGACTATTCTAAATATTGCCTGTTAAATATCCCGTTAATAACAACAGGCGAATGAAAAAAGGTGTTTGTAATTTGCAGAGCAGATTGCTAAAACTGTGCCTTAAAGACGaatgacatttattttttatcatgaGCAACTTTTTGGTGGTAGAGAATCTATGGGTGATGGAAGAGTAATAATCACAATGTTGTGATTATTCATCTATTCCTATGGTAACTCAAGTGTGTACAATCTGTAGTGATAAATCCTAAATAAGTCCAGTACTGTAACAATATCAAAATGTGACATAATCATTTTAAGAAGGATAAGAACACCCCCCAAGGTGATGGGAAAAGAGCCCACTGATGTAGCAGCTGTCTTCAGTTCATACACATATGGTAAAATTTTAGAGGCTTGCAATCTATGCTGTTACAAAACTGCAGCTCTTGACAACTGAGCTACAGAAGCATTCTGTGTTTATATGAGGACAGCGAGAAAGATATCCTCTGTGAATTATTGCTTTATACAACCAACACCCACACTGTTTGCCACACTCTTCTCAGGTTTCCACCTTACTTGGCTGTGTAAACAATGCATTGTTTTACCAAAGTATCTCTGAGACATGGTCTATTACTCAGTCCTAAAGTACAACTCCCATGGGAGTGGCAGAGGACGACAGTGCACTTCGGCTGATCTTGGAACAACGTAGAAAATGAAAGGCTGCGGGTTCTTACAAGAGATGGGGTGGGAAATGGATGAGCTCAGGACTGACTCACGGCCTGGTTCTTACTCACGCAGTGTGCGGGTTCACTTCAACACTGTTcttgagaaaaaaaacacattaaacatATATTTTACTTAAATGAGCAATTTGCAATTATGTGGCCAAATACAGTTTCAAACACATGCAGCGATTGTCAACCTCTCTGTACGTGTCAGTAGCAAAATGTTTTGACTGAAAAAACACTGTGTAGGCTACTTTTTAAAATGCCATGTTTGTGGTAAAAACCGCATAGTTACTTCGGTGGTCAAATGATGATAAACATACCAGCTGAGAGGGACTTAGTAATCCCTATGTGTCTGATTGTGAAGGCATAACTTTCCTGTTATTATAACttttatacaaatatatatCTTTACTTGACATTTAGTATGGATATTAATTTGCAGTCATTGAATACTTTGAGTTGCTAGTTTGATTCCAGATTTTCTGTTCTGTACTTTAATAATTttgtaaaataacacattcagtaTGTCATGTCCCATGTGCACACGTAACTTAACAAGCACAGCTCACCTGCTGTGCACCTTTAAATGCTCGTCTGTACTCACACTCAGTGCGAGGTATTGTCGATACCATGCGGCATACTGAACATTCTTTCTTTGTCTTACGTCGTGCCTTTACTTACTTTTCCTTTCCagttccagcccccccccccccccccatacccaagCCTCCCTTGGATTTCCATGGAGTGCTTACCTCACCCCGTCCCAGCTTATGACCTCTCCGCCTGCTGATTCACTTTATGCTTGCTGGTTTCCCAAATAACCCCCCCACTAGCTGCATTTGGGCTCTTGAGTGATACAATCTATTAAGTCTTGTTTTACTGTTATGTTCTTATTGATTATCTGGTATACTTATAGCTATCCTTTATAAAAGGAACTGAAATGCTGTCTGCATTTGGTGAAGGTTTGATTAAAACAAAAGTAAGTAAGTTATTAATTACCATGGAATCTTTAACTAGTAGGAAAGCGATTGTGTGAACAGATATTAAGAGAGAAGCTGAGCTGTCAGCTGATCACCATCTGGTGGTGAGGTGGATAAAATGGCTGGAGAAAATACTAGACAGTCCTGGTTGACCCAAATGTATTGATCTTGTTGCTGGGTAGCTACATCATCTATCATGCTGGTGCCCACAAAATCTGGCACTAGCCCCTGTCCAGGAGATCTTTAATTCTGGCAGACCTCTGGCAGGACTTGTTTCATATTCCAAGGGTGGCTGGAGACACTGAGCTAGAGTGAGCAATGTTCCATTCCTCCATTGCTGTACAGAGGTGTGGCAGAAAAGTTGTTAGTTCCAGTTTCAGTGGCATACATAGTGGTGATAATCAGCATGGATCAGTCGTCAGGCTGAAGGAAGAGGCTTTCTGAGCTGGGTTAGCTAGTGGAACAGCTATGCAGTACTGACAGGCCAAGCAGAGTGTGCGCAGAGTCTGCAGTGAAACGCTGAAAGCTTCAGGGACAAGAGAGCAACTTGCAACCACACCAGCCTGTTCCCCTTGTGCTTGTGCCACTGCACCAGCCCGCTCTCtatctgcctgtgccaccccgcCTGACTGTTCTCcatctgcctgtgccaccccacCTGCCTGTTCTCCATCTGCCTGTGCCAACCCGCCTGCCTGTTCTCcatctgcctgtgccaccccacctgcctgttctccatctgcctgtgccacccctcctgcctgttctccatctgcctgtgccaccccgcCTGCCTGTTCTCcatctgcctgtgccaccccgcCTGCCCGCTCTCtatctgcctgtgccaccccgcCTGCCTGTTCTCcacctgcctgtgccaccccgcCTGCCTGTGCTCcatctgcctgtgccaccccacCTGCCTGTGCTCcatctgcctgtgccaccccgcCTGCCTGTTCTCCATCTGTATTTGCTATGCCCATTTTCCATATTTCCTGTGCTACACCACCTGATCTCCATCTGAATAATTATACAAAATCTACCTGCCTTAACGACCTGTGCTCACCCACTCCACCTTTCTGAATTTACCTCAAATTCATGTGCACTTGACCAAGCTCAATAAGGTTGCGAGAcccaagaaatataaaattgtaaccCTTTCCTCTACTGttcgttgtttttgcacaggttTCTTCCTCTCTTGGCTTTTCAACTCTCTGTGGAAGTCTGGCCATTATTGCCTCAGTGTTCTTCACTGGGGACCCCAAGACTCTCCAGATTACTTTACGACAGTGTCCCTTGTTAGAAACACCatatcaataacatttaaactgaatttaaatGATAAATTTAGTATCTTTCAATTGTTGATCCCAGATTAATAGGATATGTTGTCTCCAGCATTTTAGTGAGATGTTCCAGCAGCCAAACCTCTGCCCACCTGTCTTGGTACCTGCGTGTCATTCCTGCTGCTGTGTCTGGCACTGATTGTGGGAACGGTAAGACAACCTTTTCCAGGGAAAGGGAAAACCTTCTTAttaactaaaaataaaatgactgtTTTGGCAAGGAAGGACAAAAGATAATCAGACAATCATTGCTACTGGAACCGTTCTGGCCTCGGGTTACTACAAAAATATCAATGCAAATAGTAACAGCCACCTGACATGCTGTGCAGAGGTGGATACTGACCCCCCCTCCACAGGTATTTCATGTGTTTTGTGATATTATTTTTCACCACATGATTACTGTGTTGACTCATCAATCACGCATTAAGAAATAGATTTGGTTTGGAGCACCAAAATACAAAATGATTGATAGAATTCACATCACAATATTTGAAAATTTTGCCCTAAATGTTACAATGTTTATGAAGAAAAAGTGAGTTGAAAATTTACCCAAAATAAACTATGGCCAAATAAAACCTGTTATTATCCAACAGAGTCTGTAAAAATACGTTGGTAGTGTTGCCATGAGTTGTGTCAACAGACAAAAGCAGTGCTGACAAATCACTTACTCAATGTCGTCTCTATGGAATCAAAATATTTTCATACAGTGGAAGGAGAAATACCTTTTGATGAGCAGTTCTTGTTCATGCTACATTGTTATTTACTATTTGTACAAAAGCTACAGCTGCACTACTGAAAAGCTATTGAAAAAGGTAAAATAAGTAGTGTTGCTACTGTAATTTTAGCTTGCTACTCCCCAAAACTGATAGCAAGTGATGTTCATATTAACATTGCACATCATGCAGACCTAATACTAAAACAATTTATTGCAATctccatttagtcatttaaagGCCATTAATTAAAGGTGGGTTTCTGCAACGTTAAATTGAACCTGAAATTTTCTGCATGAGTATCACACAGATCTCCAATATTAAACCAGAAGAGGTGGAAACTGTGCGGCCAAATGAGCTGCTATTGCAGCTTGGTCTCGAGGACCAAAACCTTGTACTAAGGGAAAGAAGGCTTCGCTGCTACGGTCATGTGGAACGTTCCAGCGCCGCAATCAAGGGCGCACTTAACTTACAAGTTGCGGGAAAGCATGGAATTGGCCGGCCAAAAATGTCATGGAAAAAGCTGACAGAGAGAGACCGCAGGGAGTGGAAGCTCTCAGCTGTAGACCCTGATGACAGAGGCCACTGGAGATCTGGGGTGAGATCTGCCATGCGTGCAGCTAGCCAGCTACCTGGAAGAGGGTCCACTGGTGTGGATTATGTCCCTGCACCTGCACCTTAAATAAAAAatccgatgatgatgatgatgattgaaCACATAATTATTGCTCTGTGCCACAAAACTTCAGGCCTGCACATACAGAATATGAACAAACCTGACAGATCCATAGCAGATACCTTGAGCAGAGAAAGCAGGGTCGGCCTGAAGCAGTTGGGATTAAGGGCTAAACCACAAGATTTCAACTGCCAACATATAGttcacagacacagcatcctaacctgttgAGCCACACACCATCTGGCAAGGTCCTTGTTTGATAATCTCTTTGCATGACTATGAGAGTGGCACAGTTTTTACCTAGGTAGCAGCCAGACTTAATCCCTGATTGGCTTATATTTAAAAGGGACAAATTCTAAAACAGTAAAATGACCGCAACATTAATCAGAAGGATTTCAACACATATTACCCATGCATTTAACGCacctgcttgtcctgttcagggttgcagggtgtATTTTCCCAGTGGGCCAACAGATTTGCGGGTCAACACAATTTGTTGTGGAACCACGCTAAATGTTAAAATTCATTATGATTCTGTATGTGTGGTGGGCCTGTCGGAGCCAAAATCCAGGCCTGATTTTTACCCCAATATGATACGTTCTGGAATATAAAAGAAAGAGTACACATTAATGataaaatatacagtatagtAAATATGTAACATATTAATATAGTCGTTGATTATCATTATGaagtattatgtactgtacatatTTGCACGTGCTATACTTTTATGCAACCGGCAGCACAGTAGGTATGTCTGCACCTGCATCACCACAAACACGTGAGTAATGTGTCGCTCTACAGTGTTATTAGGCAGCAGGGATTTTTCAGGTCTCTTATGATCTTATTTGCCCAACGTCTTATACGTGGTCCGTTGTTGACCAAAACGTAATTATGCGGCGCATCACTACATTCCAAATCGCAAAAGATTCTCTCAGCAGGTACCGAGAAAGCTGGTATAGCAAGATATTTGTAGGCAAGTTGTGCTACTTCAGGAATGCTGGTTTGGTTTCCATTCCTGTAGACCAAAGGATTGGCATTCTCTGAAAAACACAGACTCAGGTGTATATTATATGAAGTCTTGGTGACAGGTGTGGTACCAGTTTGACTAATAAAACAGTTTGGCATATTTCTTTGGCTGGTCACTGCAGTTATTATAGATATACAGATAGGGTTAGGGCAATGAGTTTTGGGGGGAGACACTAAACACTAAACCATGAGAAGATAACCATGGCACACAAAATGACAGTTAAATTGCTTATTCTCTAGTGACACGATTAATGTTGCATTGTTTCATTAAACATGacatttttataataatgataCAGTTGGAAATTGTCCGCAGAATTTGTGTGAGAGTGGCTATGTCGATGAGATTTCTATCATGCTGTGTCACTGATCTCCACAGCTTCTTGGGTTTTAACTCATACTACTGCAATGTATGGGATCTCAACAGCATCACCAAACTACTCCACCAGTGCACAGGAAACAGGAGGCCCTTTGAATGACTATTAATTGAGCCACTGCCTTTGACAACCTCTGGACTATGCTCATGGACACTGCAGCAGGTGAACCCCGTTGTCCCAGGGTAGGAAGAGAAGGTGGTGGCCGAGTTCAAACAGATACTGAGCTGCCCCAAATGGACCTATTGTGTCACTCACTGTAAACCAGCCATCAGTCCATCTTTGACTAGGCAGGCTCCATGGCAATGCTAACACCCTCTCTCAACGCCCATGTTAGCAGTTGCATGTGGAGCATGTGAGTACCCAGTGCTGGCCTGAGTGAGGGGTTGGCTGGAGGCAGGGATGCAGCAAGAGGAGAGGGAGGTCTATCTAGGGATGGACATCTATTCACAATGAGAGACCCTAGTGGAGCACAACAGGCTGCTGCACCAGTGCTGGTGGTTCATGGATGGAGAGAAACACAGAGTGTAGCTGCCTTAGACCCTCCATCCCACGGGCCTGAGGATGATGCATGGTGCAGCAAGAGCTAGGCACTTTGGAGGAGCAAAGATGCTGGATAAGCTATTCTATTAGCCCAGCAGCAGCCAGGACACAGAGCTATTTGTAAACTGCTGTGATGCCTGACCCAGAACAGCCCGAGTTGCACACCTGTCCTCATGTATTAGGTGAGGGCACTTGTGGAGAGACTTGGGGTGGATGTCCTGGGCTCATTCCCCTCAGCAAGGCTGGAAACTGCTACCTATTTGTTCCCATTGACTATTTTGCCaagtgtatctctgtgtctataTCTCCATCTCAAAACGATATTGTCCATTTCATAAATATTACCCACAACATCATTGGTATCTCAGTATCTCCTGACTACTCTGGCATACACATTTCAAAGAGGGTAAAGAGATGGGTTTGCCATCAATAGCTGCAGTGACCCTGCAGTGACTGACCCTGAGTGCGTCATGGTCCAAGTGCAAGCAGTCCATTAATTTGGTCATTTCTTACCAAAACAGAACAGATCAGAACAGAAATCTAGCCATCAATCTATCTTACAACTACCAATTAAATACAGGTTCCCCAGATCTTAAACAGAGTTGTACACTGAAAATCTATTAAGGGAATAAGTGAGTTAGGAAGTCTGCAGAATCACACACATAGCCAGAATGATCCTGAACTTGGAAAAGAAAACTGGCAGATTAGCTGTGATGTTTTCTGTATCATCAATAGGGacttggctcagtgggtagggcTGATGGCACATGCCCCCAGGTTTGGGTGTTCGGATTGTACCTTGGCTCAGTATGTGctgtttgaatgttctcccagTGCTGTACCAGTCTCCTCTGGGTACCACTCCAAAAACAAATTGTTAGACTGATTGGCTTCCCAGAATtatctgtggtgtgtgtgtttgggctgGCATCATATCAAGAGTGCTCCGTCTTGTCTGGAATAGAGTGCGCCTGAATAGGATAAACAATtataagatgaatggatggatgtattatgaCTCACAATTCGCTTTCATTTttgcaattttttaaaaatagtttttattgAAATAATGAAAACACCAATAAGCAAAATGTTACCTCCAACTGAGACGGGCAAGGGAAAGTCATACGATGTTGTGGGGAAGGGGATTTTCCCTGCAGTCACAGTGACTGTACAGGATTAGGCGTCATGAAAAATGGATGAATTATCCAACAATTTTAGTTTGTTTTGTTAATTCGGTGCCATTTCTGGTCCTGTCTGTTGCTGAATGGAAATTCTTAATTTCTAATCTTGCTCTCAAATGCTGGCTATGTTAAACCACAGCAGCCAATAGCAATTCAATGCCACTTAATTTTGAAAAGCATAGGGGTTATTCTCCCAGGCACTTATGTCAAAAAAGTGTGTAGCTGTGTGCTTTTTTGACTTAAGCAGATCCTGCCAACAAGTGTGGGGCTTAAGTGCACTTAGGTGATTTACTGTATGCACCTTCTGGGCATGTCACTTGTAAATGACCCTCAAGCGCATTCTGCCACATACTTA encodes:
- the LOC125715427 gene encoding keratin, type I cytoskeletal 13-like; translation: MPIVLNRMSSGPQSFTSSSMMSQRRSASSAPKAFSVYSGTGGTRISSSVSRGVSSGFGSGYGGGSGFGAGFGGALDGDAIHLNEKATMQNLNDRLANYLEKVRSLEAANAKLEVKIREFYEKKGPAAKKDYSPYWATINDLKNKIKDATVANANILLQIDNSKLAADDFRTKYEHELVMRQSVEADIANLRRLLDQTTLTKADLEMQIEGLQDELAYLKKNHQEDLAALRSQLTGTINVEVDAAPQQDLSKVMAEIRAQYESITEKHRRDQESWFNEQTTTLNKEVATSTESIKTSKTEITDLRRTLQGLEIELQSQLSMKAALENSLVDTEARYSAMLGGFQNQINMIEAEVAQLRMSIEQQGQEYKMLLDVKSRLEKEIATYRSLLEKEETKIPGIGGQTTIKVHHQTTTIG